One genomic region from Streptomyces sp. NBC_01304 encodes:
- a CDS encoding SCO4848 family membrane protein codes for MKLSRPVSWFLLAFGAWSWVIWITFVKNLWKDGSGLAFDDAGDPTGYFWVHLLLAVTSFVLGTVVGGIGFRGVRALRRTS; via the coding sequence ATGAAGCTCAGCCGTCCCGTCTCCTGGTTCCTGCTCGCCTTCGGCGCGTGGAGCTGGGTCATCTGGATCACTTTCGTCAAGAACCTGTGGAAGGACGGGAGCGGCCTCGCCTTCGACGACGCGGGTGACCCGACCGGGTACTTCTGGGTGCATCTGCTGCTGGCGGTGACGTCCTTTGTCTTGGGGACGGTGGTCGGGGGCATCGGGTTCCGTGGCGTACGGGCTTTGCGCCGTACGTCATAG
- a CDS encoding D-alanyl-D-alanine carboxypeptidase family protein — MPALKKSAVTVVSATLLTMSATAPALADDKPGSKPDDPKPPAQMSTVGGERLGKSGTQVDLAGGAPVLPKDVTARSWIVSDAETGDVLASHNAHWRLPPASTLKMLFADTVLPKLPKNQVYKVKDSDLASVGEGSSLVGVKEDHTYKVHDLWLGVFLRSGNDAVHVLSEMNGGVPKTVKDMQKHAEELQALDTHVVSPDGYDAKNQVSSAYDLSLIARSGLQKADFREYCSTASAKFPGEGAGKKRDYFEIQNTNRLLTGDYGMDPYKGIAGVKNGNTTHAGATFTGVAERNGKVLLVTVMNPDSGEQNAVYKETARLFDWGFAAAGKTAPVGKLVKPESATSGKQGAPAPGKNSEATPKTKAAASKEESSGVGIALAVTGGALALIGAGVFLIKRRWPLPDLVRRLPRR, encoded by the coding sequence GTGCCTGCCCTTAAAAAGTCCGCGGTAACGGTCGTTTCCGCCACATTGCTGACCATGTCTGCCACTGCGCCCGCGCTCGCGGACGACAAACCGGGCAGCAAGCCGGACGATCCGAAGCCCCCGGCGCAGATGTCGACCGTCGGTGGCGAGCGGCTCGGCAAGAGCGGGACCCAGGTCGACCTGGCGGGTGGCGCCCCGGTGCTGCCGAAGGACGTGACGGCCCGCTCCTGGATCGTCTCGGACGCCGAGACCGGCGACGTGCTCGCCTCGCACAACGCCCACTGGCGGCTGCCGCCCGCGAGCACCCTGAAGATGCTCTTCGCGGACACGGTCCTGCCGAAGCTGCCGAAGAACCAGGTCTACAAGGTCAAGGACTCGGACCTGGCGAGCGTCGGTGAGGGCAGCAGCCTGGTCGGCGTCAAGGAGGACCACACCTACAAGGTCCACGACCTGTGGCTCGGCGTCTTCCTGCGCTCGGGCAACGACGCCGTGCACGTCCTGTCCGAGATGAACGGCGGCGTGCCCAAGACCGTCAAGGACATGCAGAAGCACGCGGAAGAGCTGCAGGCGCTCGACACGCACGTGGTGAGCCCGGACGGCTACGACGCCAAGAACCAGGTCTCGTCGGCGTACGACCTCAGCCTGATCGCGCGCTCCGGGCTGCAGAAGGCGGACTTCCGCGAGTACTGCTCGACGGCCAGCGCCAAGTTCCCCGGCGAGGGTGCGGGCAAGAAGCGCGACTACTTCGAGATCCAGAACACCAACCGGCTGCTGACCGGCGACTACGGCATGGACCCGTACAAGGGCATCGCCGGCGTCAAGAACGGCAACACCACACACGCGGGTGCCACGTTCACCGGTGTCGCCGAGCGCAACGGCAAGGTGCTGCTCGTCACCGTCATGAACCCCGACTCCGGCGAGCAGAACGCCGTCTACAAGGAGACGGCGCGCCTGTTCGACTGGGGCTTCGCGGCCGCGGGCAAGACCGCACCGGTCGGCAAGCTGGTCAAGCCGGAGTCCGCCACCAGCGGCAAGCAGGGTGCGCCCGCACCGGGCAAGAACAGCGAGGCCACGCCGAAGACCAAGGCCGCGGCCTCCAAGGAGGAGTCCAGCGGCGTCGGCATCGCGCTGGCGGTCACCGGCGGTGCGCTGGCGCTGATCGGCGCCGGGGTCTTCCTGATCAAGCGCCGCTGGCCGCTGCCCGACCTGGTCCGCCGGCTGCCCCGCCGCTGA
- a CDS encoding YihY/virulence factor BrkB family protein — translation MDWLKKLPVIGPLVTKLMTTHAWRSYETLDRVHWSRLAAAMTFTSFLALFPLLTVAAAIAAATLSRKQQHELQEKISEQVPGISDQLRITDLVDNAGTVGLVAGALLLFTGISWVGSIRDCLRAVWEKDDEDENPFLGKLKDARVLLGLGLTGLVSMAASTVGTTALMWLTRLLGIADTSWVGWALLVAVFALAVLADFLILLYVLTLLPAVHPPRRRLVVAALIGAVGFELLKILLGGYMKGVAAKSMYGAFGVPVALLIWINLTAKLLLFCAAWTATHSKQLPVPERDQGPAPASGVSGGAAGGPGRAAASGA, via the coding sequence ATGGACTGGCTGAAGAAGCTGCCCGTCATCGGGCCGCTCGTCACGAAACTGATGACCACGCACGCGTGGCGCTCGTACGAGACGCTCGACCGGGTGCACTGGTCGCGGCTCGCCGCGGCGATGACCTTCACCAGCTTTCTGGCGCTCTTCCCGCTGCTGACCGTGGCGGCCGCGATCGCCGCCGCGACGCTCAGCCGCAAGCAGCAGCACGAGCTGCAGGAGAAGATCAGCGAGCAGGTCCCCGGCATCTCCGACCAGCTCAGGATCACCGACTTGGTGGACAACGCGGGCACGGTCGGCCTGGTCGCCGGTGCGCTGCTGCTGTTCACGGGCATCAGCTGGGTCGGCTCGATAAGGGACTGTCTGCGGGCCGTCTGGGAGAAGGACGACGAGGACGAGAACCCCTTCCTCGGCAAACTCAAGGACGCGCGCGTACTGCTCGGTCTCGGTCTGACCGGCCTGGTCTCGATGGCCGCGTCCACGGTCGGCACCACCGCCCTGATGTGGCTCACCCGGCTGCTGGGCATCGCGGACACGAGCTGGGTCGGATGGGCCCTACTGGTGGCCGTTTTCGCGCTAGCCGTCCTCGCGGACTTCTTGATCCTGCTGTACGTCCTGACGCTGCTGCCCGCAGTGCACCCGCCGCGGCGCCGCCTGGTCGTGGCCGCGCTGATCGGCGCGGTCGGCTTCGAGCTGCTGAAGATCCTGCTCGGCGGCTATATGAAGGGCGTCGCCGCGAAGTCCATGTACGGCGCCTTCGGGGTGCCGGTGGCGCTGCTGATCTGGATCAACCTCACGGCGAAACTGCTGCTGTTCTGCGCCGCCTGGACGGCGACGCACAGCAAGCAACTCCCCGTACCGGAGCGGGACCAGGGCCCCGCTCCGGCATCCGGGGTCAGCGGCGGGGCAGCCGGCGGACCAGGTCGGGCAGCGGCCAGCGGCGCTTGA
- a CDS encoding GtrA family protein, giving the protein MRAFTTRLRELGPELLGFATAGVLAYAADLALFVWLRGPGGWDPITAKAAGFVAGCSVAYAGNALGTYRKKAGDVPRLRQYAVFFAVNIAGALVQLLCLAFSHYGLGLTSQRADTVSGAGIGMALATVLRFWGTRTLVFRAGRGPRTEDADPRTEGRQESWTG; this is encoded by the coding sequence CTGCGCGCCTTCACGACCCGACTGCGCGAACTCGGGCCCGAGCTGCTCGGCTTCGCGACCGCCGGTGTCCTCGCGTACGCCGCCGACCTCGCCCTGTTCGTCTGGCTGCGCGGGCCCGGCGGCTGGGACCCGATCACGGCCAAGGCCGCGGGGTTCGTCGCGGGCTGTTCGGTGGCGTACGCGGGCAACGCCCTGGGGACGTACCGCAAGAAGGCCGGCGATGTCCCGCGGCTGCGCCAGTACGCGGTGTTCTTCGCCGTGAACATCGCAGGAGCCCTGGTCCAGTTGCTGTGCCTCGCCTTCTCGCACTACGGCCTCGGACTCACCTCGCAGCGCGCCGACACCGTCTCCGGCGCGGGCATCGGCATGGCACTGGCGACTGTCCTGCGGTTCTGGGGTACCCGGACCCTGGTCTTCCGTGCCGGACGCGGTCCTCGTACGGAGGACGCGGACCCTCGTACGGAGGGAAGGCAGGAATCATGGACTGGCTGA
- a CDS encoding decaprenyl-phosphate phosphoribosyltransferase — MSERSTTLLEEPKQAGTQLPARPGPISLPLGILRTARPRQWVKNVLVVAAPVAAGELFTRHTFIQLALVFALFTAAASAVYLINDARDADADRAHPEKRHRPVAAGQVPVPVAYAAGALLAVLAPAAAAILCSPMTSAVLTAYVGMQLAYCISLKHVLVVDLAVVASGFLMRAMIGGVALGIPLSRWFLITTGFGALFMVSAKRYSEAVTMAATDGKTGATRALLSAYTTGYLRFVWQLAAGVATLAYCLWAMESAGLGDEGLLPWRQLSMIAFILAILRYAVFADRGTAGAPEDVVLRDKALALIALVWLALYGLAIADW, encoded by the coding sequence GTGTCTGAGCGTTCCACCACTCTCCTCGAAGAGCCCAAGCAGGCAGGCACTCAACTGCCCGCCCGGCCGGGCCCGATCAGCCTCCCGCTCGGCATCCTGCGCACCGCCCGCCCCCGCCAGTGGGTGAAGAACGTCCTCGTCGTCGCCGCCCCCGTGGCCGCGGGCGAGCTCTTCACCCGGCACACGTTCATCCAACTCGCGCTCGTCTTCGCCCTGTTCACGGCCGCCGCGTCGGCCGTCTACCTGATCAACGACGCCAGGGACGCCGACGCCGACCGAGCCCACCCCGAAAAGCGCCACCGCCCGGTCGCCGCGGGCCAGGTCCCCGTGCCCGTCGCCTACGCCGCGGGCGCCCTGCTCGCGGTCCTCGCCCCGGCCGCTGCCGCGATCCTCTGCTCGCCGATGACCTCGGCCGTGCTGACCGCGTACGTCGGCATGCAACTCGCCTACTGCATCAGCCTCAAGCACGTCCTGGTCGTCGACCTCGCCGTCGTCGCCTCCGGCTTCCTGATGCGCGCCATGATCGGCGGCGTGGCCCTCGGCATCCCGCTGTCCCGCTGGTTCCTGATCACCACCGGCTTCGGCGCGCTCTTCATGGTCTCCGCCAAGCGCTACTCCGAGGCCGTCACCATGGCCGCCACGGACGGGAAAACCGGCGCCACGCGCGCGTTGCTGTCCGCGTACACCACCGGCTACCTCCGCTTCGTCTGGCAGCTCGCCGCCGGCGTCGCCACCCTCGCCTACTGCCTGTGGGCCATGGAATCCGCCGGCCTCGGCGACGAAGGGCTGCTCCCGTGGCGGCAACTCTCCATGATCGCCTTCATCCTCGCCATCCTCCGCTACGCCGTCTTCGCCGACCGCGGCACCGCGGGCGCGCCCGAGGACGTCGTCCTGCGCGACAAGGCACTCGCCCTGATCGCCCTTGTGTGGCTCGCGTTGTACGGCCTCGCGATCGCCGACTGGTGA
- a CDS encoding phosphatase PAP2 family protein yields MHDLDHRLLSALRDCGTHARVAAVARALSFTGEHGALWLAAGLAGAAVDRERRSAWLRGTALTAAAHLASMGVKRVVRRPRPDVAPLVRTAGRHSFPSSHATSAAAAAVAYGALRPAGAHLVPPLAAAMCVSRLVVGVHYPSDVAAGAALGALTARLGSNWMTKGGSRV; encoded by the coding sequence ATGCACGACTTGGACCACAGGCTGCTGTCGGCCCTGCGCGACTGCGGCACGCACGCGCGCGTGGCCGCCGTCGCCCGCGCGTTGTCCTTCACCGGTGAGCACGGTGCGCTGTGGCTGGCCGCCGGGCTCGCGGGTGCCGCAGTGGATCGCGAGCGGCGCTCCGCCTGGCTGCGCGGCACCGCGCTGACCGCCGCGGCCCATCTGGCCAGCATGGGCGTCAAGCGCGTGGTGCGCCGCCCCCGCCCCGACGTGGCGCCCCTGGTGCGCACCGCCGGCCGGCACTCCTTCCCCAGCTCGCACGCCACCTCGGCCGCAGCGGCCGCCGTCGCCTACGGCGCGCTGCGCCCGGCCGGTGCCCACCTGGTGCCGCCGCTCGCCGCCGCAATGTGTGTGTCCCGCCTGGTCGTCGGCGTGCACTACCCCTCCGACGTCGCCGCCGGCGCGGCACTCGGCGCCCTCACCGCCCGGCTCGGCAGCAACTGGATGACCAAGGGAGGCAGTCGTGTCTGA
- a CDS encoding FAD-binding oxidoreductase, with protein sequence MSADATRSLDPPVSVSGWGRTAPTTARLVRPRTYDEARAAVRACGARGGIARGLGRAYGDAAQNAGGAVLDMTGLDRIRSIDAEAGTVVCDAGVSLHRLMEVLLPLGWFVPVTPGTRYVTVGGAIGADIHGKNHHVSGAFSRHVAALDLLTADGTVHTVERGTPLFEATAGGMGLTGVILSATVELLPVQTSLMSVDTERAADLDDLMSRLTATDHHYRYSVAWIDLLARGASMGRAVLTRGDHAPLEQLPTRARRSPLTFRPGQLPAAPAFVPEGLLGKLTVGAFNELWFRKAPRARSGQLQKISTFFHPLDGVPHWNRIYGRSGFAQYQFAVPYGQEDALRAIVHRISERGCPSFLAVLKRFGEGDPGWLSFPVPGWTLALDIPATMPGLGPFLDELDEAVVEAGGRVYLAKDSRLRPELLAGMYPRLDDFRALRAELDPAGVFTSDLARRLAL encoded by the coding sequence ATGTCTGCCGACGCCACGCGCTCCCTCGATCCCCCTGTCTCCGTGTCCGGTTGGGGGCGTACGGCCCCGACGACCGCGCGGTTGGTCCGGCCCCGTACGTACGACGAGGCACGGGCGGCGGTGCGGGCCTGCGGGGCGCGGGGCGGGATCGCCCGGGGGCTGGGGCGGGCGTACGGGGACGCGGCGCAGAACGCCGGCGGTGCGGTGCTCGACATGACCGGCCTGGACCGGATCCGGTCGATCGACGCCGAGGCGGGCACCGTGGTGTGCGACGCGGGAGTGAGCCTGCACCGGTTGATGGAGGTGCTGCTGCCGCTGGGCTGGTTCGTGCCGGTCACCCCGGGCACCCGTTATGTGACGGTCGGCGGGGCGATCGGCGCGGACATCCACGGCAAGAACCACCACGTCTCCGGGGCCTTCTCCCGCCATGTGGCAGCCCTCGACCTGCTCACCGCGGACGGCACGGTGCACACCGTCGAGCGCGGTACGCCGCTGTTCGAGGCGACGGCCGGCGGGATGGGCCTGACCGGGGTGATCCTGTCGGCCACCGTCGAACTGCTGCCGGTCCAGACCTCGTTGATGTCGGTGGACACCGAACGGGCCGCCGACCTCGACGACCTGATGTCCCGCCTGACCGCCACCGACCACCACTACCGCTACTCGGTGGCCTGGATCGACCTGCTCGCCCGCGGGGCGTCCATGGGCCGGGCGGTGCTCACCCGCGGCGACCACGCCCCGCTGGAGCAGCTGCCGACGCGCGCGCGACGCAGCCCGTTGACGTTCCGCCCCGGTCAGCTGCCGGCCGCGCCCGCCTTCGTACCCGAAGGGCTCCTCGGCAAGCTGACGGTGGGGGCGTTCAACGAGCTGTGGTTCCGCAAGGCACCACGCGCGCGTAGTGGCCAGTTGCAGAAGATCTCCACGTTCTTCCACCCGCTGGACGGGGTGCCGCACTGGAACCGGATCTACGGCCGCAGCGGCTTCGCGCAGTACCAATTCGCCGTCCCCTACGGCCAGGAGGACGCCCTGCGCGCGATCGTGCACAGGATCTCGGAGCGCGGCTGCCCGTCCTTCCTCGCCGTCCTCAAGCGCTTCGGCGAGGGCGATCCGGGCTGGCTGTCCTTCCCCGTCCCGGGCTGGACCCTGGCCCTGGACATTCCCGCCACCATGCCCGGCCTCGGCCCCTTCCTCGACGAACTCGACGAAGCCGTCGTCGAGGCCGGCGGGCGCGTCTACCTGGCCAAGGACTCCCGGCTGCGGCCCGAACTGCTCGCCGGCATGTACCCGCGCCTCGACGACTTCCGCGCCCTGCGCGCGGAACTGGACCCCGCGGGCGTGTTCACCTCCGACCTCGCCCGCCGGCTCGCGCTGTAG
- a CDS encoding decaprenylphospho-beta-D-erythro-pentofuranosid-2-ulose 2-reductase, giving the protein MKDAFGTPQSLLVLGGTSEIALATARRLVARRTRTVWLAGRPSPALETAAEQLRDLGADVRTVAFDALDTESHEETLGKVFAEGDLDMVLLAFGILGDQQRDEDEPLAAVRVAQTNYTGALSASLVCANALKRQGHGSLVVLSSVAGERARRANFIYGSSKAGLDAFAQGLGDALHGTGVHVMVVRPGFVRSKMTAGMKEAPLATTPEAVAEAIETGLRRRSETVWVPGALRVVMSALRHVPRSVFRRLPV; this is encoded by the coding sequence ATGAAGGACGCCTTCGGCACCCCCCAGTCCCTGCTCGTCCTCGGCGGCACCTCCGAGATCGCCCTGGCCACCGCACGCCGCCTGGTGGCCCGCCGCACCCGCACCGTGTGGCTCGCAGGCCGCCCCTCACCCGCCCTCGAGACGGCCGCGGAGCAGCTGCGCGACCTGGGCGCGGACGTACGCACCGTCGCCTTCGACGCCCTGGACACCGAGTCCCACGAGGAGACCCTGGGCAAGGTGTTCGCCGAGGGCGACCTCGACATGGTGCTGCTCGCCTTCGGCATCCTCGGCGACCAGCAGCGCGACGAGGACGAACCCCTGGCGGCGGTGCGGGTCGCCCAGACCAACTACACCGGCGCCCTGTCCGCCTCCCTCGTCTGCGCGAACGCCCTCAAGCGGCAGGGCCACGGCTCCCTGGTGGTGCTCTCCTCCGTCGCCGGCGAACGCGCGCGGCGGGCCAACTTCATCTACGGCTCCAGCAAGGCGGGCCTCGACGCCTTCGCCCAGGGCCTGGGCGACGCCCTGCACGGCACCGGTGTCCATGTCATGGTCGTCCGCCCCGGCTTCGTACGCTCCAAGATGACCGCGGGCATGAAGGAAGCACCCCTCGCCACGACGCCGGAGGCCGTCGCGGAGGCCATCGAGACGGGGCTGCGCCGGCGCTCGGAGACCGTGTGGGTGCCGGGGGCGCTGCGGGTCGTGATGTCGGCGCTGCGGCACGTGCCGCGGTCGGTGTTCCGGCGGCTGCCGGTCTAG
- a CDS encoding 2'-5' RNA ligase family protein — translation MGTVTLGVSIAVPEPHGSLLQERRAGFGDPAAHGIPTHVTLLPPTEVEAAALPAIEAHLTEVATAGRAFPMRLSGTGTFRPLSPVVFLQVVEGAEACGWLQKQVRDASGPITRELQFPYHPHVTVAHGIAEDAMDRAFEELGDYVAAWSCTGFALYEQGADGVWRKLREFAFGSSTVPQQASATNTRGTQPTR, via the coding sequence GTGGGGACCGTAACGCTCGGCGTTTCGATCGCGGTCCCGGAGCCACACGGCAGCCTGCTCCAGGAGCGGCGCGCGGGCTTCGGTGACCCCGCGGCACACGGCATCCCCACGCACGTCACGCTGCTCCCGCCGACCGAGGTCGAGGCGGCCGCGCTGCCTGCCATCGAGGCCCACCTCACCGAGGTCGCGACGGCGGGCCGCGCCTTCCCGATGCGGCTGTCCGGCACGGGCACCTTCCGGCCGCTGTCGCCCGTGGTCTTCCTCCAGGTCGTCGAGGGCGCCGAGGCCTGCGGCTGGCTGCAGAAGCAGGTCAGGGACGCGTCCGGACCGATCACCCGCGAGCTGCAGTTCCCGTACCACCCGCACGTCACGGTGGCGCACGGCATCGCCGAGGACGCGATGGACCGGGCGTTCGAGGAACTCGGCGATTACGTCGCCGCATGGTCCTGCACCGGTTTCGCGCTCTACGAGCAGGGCGCCGACGGAGTCTGGCGCAAGCTGCGCGAGTTCGCCTTCGGCAGCTCGACGGTCCCCCAGCAGGCCTCGGCCACGAACACCCGCGGGACGCAGCCGACGCGCTAG
- the trpS gene encoding tryptophan--tRNA ligase, with protein MASDRPRALSGIQPTAGSFHLGNYLGAIRQYVALQESHDAFYMVVDLHAITVPQDPAELRANTRFAAAQLLAAGLDPERCTLFVQSHVPEHAQLAWVMNCLTGFGEASRMTQFKDKSAKQGSAGATVGLFTYPILQVADILLYQADAVPVGEDQRQHVELTRDLATRFNGRFGETFTVPAPHIVKEVAKIYDLQDPTAKMSKSTANPKGLVNLLDDPKVTTKKIKSAVTDTEAEIRFDVEAKPGVSNLLTIYSTLTGTGIPELEQNYAGKGYGALKTDLAEVMAEFVTPFRTRTQEYLDDPETLDSVLAKGGEKARAVAGETLAQAYDKVGFLPAKH; from the coding sequence ATGGCCTCTGATCGACCCCGCGCGCTCTCCGGTATCCAGCCCACCGCAGGTTCCTTCCACCTCGGGAACTACCTCGGTGCGATCCGTCAGTACGTCGCCCTGCAGGAGTCCCACGACGCCTTCTACATGGTCGTCGACCTGCACGCGATCACGGTTCCGCAGGACCCGGCCGAGCTGCGTGCCAACACCCGGTTCGCCGCCGCGCAGCTCCTCGCCGCCGGCCTCGACCCGGAGCGCTGCACCCTCTTCGTCCAGAGCCATGTGCCCGAGCACGCCCAGCTGGCCTGGGTCATGAACTGCCTGACCGGCTTCGGCGAGGCCTCCCGCATGACGCAGTTCAAGGACAAGTCCGCCAAGCAGGGCTCGGCGGGCGCCACCGTCGGCCTCTTCACCTACCCGATCCTGCAGGTCGCGGACATCCTCCTGTACCAGGCGGACGCCGTCCCGGTCGGTGAGGACCAGCGCCAGCACGTCGAGCTCACGCGCGACCTCGCGACCCGCTTCAACGGCCGCTTCGGCGAGACGTTCACGGTCCCGGCGCCGCACATCGTCAAGGAGGTCGCGAAGATCTACGACCTCCAGGACCCGACGGCCAAGATGAGCAAGTCCACGGCCAACCCCAAGGGCCTGGTCAACCTGCTCGACGACCCCAAGGTCACCACCAAGAAGATCAAGAGCGCGGTCACCGACACCGAGGCGGAGATCCGCTTCGACGTCGAGGCCAAGCCGGGCGTCAGCAACCTGCTGACCATCTACTCCACGCTTACCGGAACGGGAATTCCGGAACTGGAGCAGAACTACGCCGGCAAGGGCTACGGTGCGCTGAAGACCGACCTCGCCGAGGTGATGGCCGAGTTCGTGACGCCGTTCCGTACACGTACGCAGGAGTACCTGGACGACCCGGAGACGCTCGACTCGGTCCTCGCCAAGGGCGGGGAGAAGGCGCGTGCCGTCGCCGGTGAGACGCTCGCCCAGGCCTACGACAAGGTGGGCTTCCTGCCCGCCAAGCACTGA
- a CDS encoding RNA polymerase sigma factor: protein MRTREGDRIAVDEGVVIERVRAGEAEAYAELVRAHTPIALRAAAALGAGADAEDVVQQAFFKAYCSLGRFREGSSFRPWLLRIVANETRNTVRSAGRLRAATGREATLIGAEPLIPDSADPAVAALEGERRSALLGALERLGEDQRLVVTYRYLLDMDEAETAEALGWPRGTVKSRLNRALKKLGRLLPGPGEGGEEHE from the coding sequence GTGAGGACGCGGGAGGGGGACCGCATCGCCGTCGACGAGGGCGTGGTCATCGAGCGTGTACGCGCCGGGGAGGCGGAGGCGTACGCCGAGCTGGTGCGCGCCCACACACCGATAGCTCTGCGGGCGGCCGCGGCCCTGGGCGCGGGTGCGGACGCCGAGGACGTGGTGCAGCAGGCCTTCTTCAAGGCGTACTGCTCGCTCGGACGCTTCCGGGAGGGCTCCTCGTTCCGGCCCTGGCTGCTGCGGATCGTCGCCAATGAGACGAGGAACACAGTGCGCTCGGCGGGCCGGCTGCGGGCCGCGACCGGGCGGGAGGCCACGCTGATCGGGGCCGAGCCACTGATACCGGACTCGGCCGACCCGGCGGTCGCGGCGCTCGAGGGCGAGCGGCGCTCGGCGCTGCTCGGGGCGCTCGAGCGGCTGGGCGAGGACCAGCGCCTGGTCGTCACGTACCGCTATCTCCTGGACATGGACGAGGCGGAGACGGCCGAGGCCCTCGGCTGGCCGCGCGGCACGGTGAAGTCCCGGCTGAACCGCGCGCTGAAGAAGTTGGGACGGCTGCTGCCAGGACCCGGGGAAGGAGGTGAGGAGCATGAATGA
- a CDS encoding glycine hydroxymethyltransferase, whose protein sequence is MSPAPDPATASASASASGASAEAVAATACTAFRSALDVIRTVEPRVADAIGQELADQREMLKLIASENYASPATLLAMGNWFSDKYAEGTIGRRFYAGCRNVDTVESLAAEHARELFGARHAYAQPHSGIDANLVAFWAVLGARVEVPALERFGARQVNDLSDADWAELRQAFGNQRMLGMSLDAGGHLTHGFRPNISGKMFDQRSYGTDPTTGLLDYEALRATAREFKPLIIVAGYSAYPRLVNFRIMREIADEVGATLMVDMAHFAGLVAGKVLTGDFDPVPHAQIVTTTTHKSLRGPRGGMVLCDDSLKDQVDRGCPMVLGGPLPHVMAAKAVALAEARQPSFQDYAQRVVDNSRALAEGLMRRGATLVTGGSDNHLNLIDVASSYGLTGRQAEAALLDSGVVTNRNAIPADPNGAWYTSGIRIGTPALTTRGLGAAEMDEIAGLIDTVLSATQPGTTSKGAPSKAQHILEQKTSDEIAQRATDLLAGFPLYPGIDLS, encoded by the coding sequence ATGTCCCCTGCGCCCGACCCTGCCACCGCGTCCGCGTCCGCCTCTGCTTCCGGCGCGTCCGCCGAGGCCGTGGCCGCCACCGCGTGCACCGCCTTCCGCAGCGCCCTCGACGTGATCCGCACCGTCGAGCCCCGTGTCGCCGACGCCATCGGCCAGGAGCTCGCCGACCAGCGCGAGATGCTCAAGCTGATCGCCAGCGAGAACTACGCCTCCCCGGCCACCCTGCTCGCCATGGGCAACTGGTTCAGCGACAAGTACGCCGAGGGCACCATCGGCCGCCGCTTCTACGCAGGCTGCCGCAACGTCGACACCGTCGAGTCCCTCGCCGCCGAGCACGCCCGCGAACTCTTCGGCGCCCGGCACGCCTACGCCCAGCCGCACTCCGGCATCGACGCCAACCTCGTCGCCTTCTGGGCCGTGCTCGGCGCCCGGGTGGAGGTCCCGGCCCTGGAGCGCTTCGGCGCCCGCCAGGTCAACGACCTCTCCGACGCCGACTGGGCCGAACTCCGCCAGGCCTTCGGCAACCAGCGCATGCTCGGCATGTCCCTGGACGCCGGCGGCCACCTCACCCACGGCTTCCGCCCGAACATCTCGGGCAAGATGTTCGACCAGCGCAGCTACGGCACCGACCCGACGACCGGGCTCCTCGACTACGAGGCGCTGCGCGCGACCGCCCGCGAGTTCAAGCCCCTGATCATCGTCGCCGGCTACTCCGCCTACCCCCGCCTGGTGAACTTCCGCATCATGCGGGAGATCGCCGACGAGGTGGGCGCGACCCTGATGGTGGACATGGCGCACTTCGCGGGCCTCGTCGCCGGCAAGGTGTTGACCGGCGACTTCGACCCGGTGCCGCACGCCCAGATCGTCACGACCACCACCCACAAGTCGCTGCGCGGCCCGCGGGGCGGCATGGTCCTGTGCGACGACTCCCTCAAGGACCAGGTCGACCGCGGCTGCCCGATGGTGCTCGGCGGCCCCCTTCCGCATGTCATGGCGGCCAAGGCCGTGGCCCTCGCCGAGGCCCGTCAGCCCTCCTTCCAGGACTACGCCCAGCGTGTGGTGGACAACTCCCGCGCCCTCGCCGAGGGCCTGATGCGCCGCGGTGCCACGCTCGTCACCGGCGGCTCGGACAACCACCTCAATCTGATCGACGTCGCCTCCTCCTACGGCCTCACCGGCCGCCAGGCCGAGGCCGCCCTGCTCGACTCGGGCGTCGTCACCAACCGCAACGCCATCCCGGCCGACCCCAACGGCGCCTGGTACACCTCCGGCATCCGCATCGGCACCCCGGCCCTCACCACCCGCGGCCTGGGCGCGGCCGAGATGGATGAGATCGCTGGCCTGATCGACACGGTGCTCTCGGCCACCCAGCCGGGCACGACCAGCAAGGGCGCCCCCTCCAAGGCGCAGCACATCCTCGAGCAGAAGACCTCGGACGAGATCGCCCAGCGGGCCACCGACCTCCTCGCCGGCTTCCCGCTCTACCCGGGTATCGACCTGAGCTGA